Proteins encoded in a region of the Salifodinibacter halophilus genome:
- a CDS encoding AEC family transporter, which yields MAFDAFALVLAMLALGYLFQRLRALPDNAAQVLNLVVL from the coding sequence ATGGCTTTCGACGCCTTCGCCCTGGTCCTGGCGATGCTGGCGCTGGGCTACCTGTTCCAGCGCCTGCGCGCCCTGCCCGACAACGCCGCCCAGGTGCTCAACCTGGTCGTGCTC